CAGGTGGGTTTTATGGAAAAGAAGCCCTTACGGGTGAATAAACCCCTGGAGGGGCATTTCAAGAAGAGTGGTGGCAAGGGGTACAGGGCTTTGACCGAAATTGCAGTGGATGACCCCTCCCAACATACCTTAGGGGACACTTTGACTGTGGACAGTATGTTTGGAGTGGGAGAAATTGTTGATGTAATCGGGATTTCACGTGGGAGGGGCTTTACGGGCGTTGTTAAACGTTGGGGGTTTCACGGAGGTAAGGCAACTCATGGATCCATGTTTCATCGCGCACCTGGTTCTGTTGGGGCATCTGCAACCCCTTCCAAGATCGTTAAGGGGCGCAAGCTTCCGGGCCACCACGGAAATCAACGGGTTACTATAAAAAATTTGGAGATTGTTGATATCCGTCCGGAGCAGAACCTCATGATTGTGAAAGGCGCGGTGCCTGGAGGCAAGTCAGGGCTGGTTGAGGTCAGAAAACGAAAGATAGCGCCTAAAAGGCGATAAGGCAGGAACGGAACTTATGGCTGTTTGTGACGTTTATAATATGGACGGCGAAAGGGTCTCCGACATAGACTTGGTTGACGAGGTTTTTGATGTCCCGGTCAAGCAGCACGTCTTGCACCAGGTGGTCACTATGCAATTGACCAATAAGCGTTCGGGGACGGTGGCTACCAAAGGGCGTTCTTTTGTGCGTGGCGGCGGGCAGAAGCCTTACCGCCAGAAGGGGACTGGTCGCGCCCGAGCCGGCTCTCGAAGGTCTCCCCTGTGGCGCGGTGGCGGCGTAGTCTTTGGGCCGAGTCCGCGTAGTTACGGCTACAAGGTGCCCAAAAAAGTGCGCAGGCAAGCCCTTAAGATGGCGCTGAGCAGCAAATTACAGGATAAGGACTTGATCGTTGTGGACCGACTTGATTTGGAGGCTGTCAAGACCAAACGACTTGTGGAGGTCTTGGCCGCACTGAGAACGAAAGAGGTCCTTATCGTAATAGACCGACAGAATGAAAACTTGGAGCTTTGCTCCAGGAATGTGCCGTATGCCAAGGTGCTTCGCTCTGAGGGCTTGAACGTTTATGATATTTTGAGGTTTAGAAGCCTGATTCTAGTTGAGCCTGCCGTGAATCAGATACAGGAAAGATTACTCTCATGACGTCATACGAGATTCTCAATAGGCCCTTGATCACCGAAAAGAGTACAACCCAGAAGGAGAGCACCAATCAGCTTACATTTGAGGTGGATAGAAGAGCCAACAAGGTTGAGATACGGCGGGCCGTTGAGCGGATCTTCAATGTCAGGGTCGTAGCTGTTCAGACGATGCAGATGAAAGGCAAGGTCAAGCGCTTTGGACGGATCCTTGGCAAACGTCGCAACTGGAAGAAGGCGATTGTCACCTTGGCCCAGGGTGAACATGTTGAGTTTTTCGAAGGAGTATGATCGGTTGAGCCTGTTTAGCCCGTTGCCCGTTTGGCCCGTTGGAAGCACAAATCGTAGCAGCCAGTGCAAAGGGCAAAATGGAAGTTCTGGACGCTATGTTTTACGGACGACCAACAGGCTCAACCGGCTCAACCGGCAACCGGCTCAACGGAAAGGTAAAAAACATGGCGCTTAGGAAAATAAAGCCGACCTCTCCAGGGCGACGATTTCAAACATATGATACGTTTTATGATATCACGTCTGCGCGGCCTGAGAGGAATTTGCTCCGGCCACTAAAGAAAAGTGGCGGCCGGAATGTCCATGGTCGTGTGACATGTCGCCATCGCGGGGGCGGACATAAGCAGCGATACCGCCTGATTGACTTTAAGCGTGACAAGGTAGATGTCCCGGCAAAGGTGGCTACTATAGAATACGATCCGAATCGATCAGCCCGCATAGCGCTTCTTCATTATGTGGATGGAGAGAAACGCTATATTGTTGCTCCTCAGGATCTTAGAGTGGGAGATATGGTTGTCGCAAGCGAGACGGCTGATATTAAGCCCGGCAACGTGTTGCCTCTTCGATATATTCCCCTTGGCATGCAGATCCACAACGTTGAACTGCGTCCCGGAAAGGGGAGCCAGTTGGTCCGAAGCGCGGGCAACTACGCTCAGTTGATGGCCAAGGAAGGGCGGTATGCGCACGTGAAGCTCCCGTCGGGCGAGGTGCGCATGATTCTGATAGATTGCAAGGCAACCATAGGCCAAGTGGGTAATGCAGAACACGGGAACATCTCTTTGGGCAAGGCGGGACGAAGGCGTTGGCTTGGCCGGAGACCAACGGTTCGGGGTGTGGCTATGAATCCCGTTGATCACCCCATGGGTGGTGGCGAAGGGAAGGCGTCTGGCGGACGTCATCCGTGCTCGCCTTGGGGGGTCCCAACAAAAGGTTTCAGAACCCGTAAGAAGAATAAAGTGAGTGATCGCTACATTGTAAAACGTCGGCGGTAGCAATTCGTTTCTATTAACGAATAACAAAAATCATAACCACAAAATATTTTTCTTGAATACTATAGAAGCAAAGTATTAACGTCTCGAAATTTCTACAATAGGAAAGAACATGCCGCGTTCACTGAAGAAAGGCCCTTATATCGAGCCTAAATTGTTACGCAAAGTCCTGGTGGCACAGGAGAGTGGGAGCCGGAAGGTAATCAAGACATGGTCCAGGCGCTCGACTATTGTGCCTGAATTGGTTTCTCTCACGCTGGCCGTACATAATGGGAAGAAGTTTGTACCCGTCTTCGTCTCAGAAGATATGGTGGGCCATAAACTGGGGGAGTTTGCGCCGACAAGGACTTTTTACGGACATGCTGGCGTTAAGAAGACACGCATAAAAGCTAAGAAGTGATGGACGGATTGAGAAATGGAAGTTAGGGCGGTAGCCAAGTACGTACGGATTTCTCCCACAAAGGTTCGGCGGGTGGCAATAGCCATCAAGGGCAAGCCTGTAGAGGACGCCCTGAATCTTTTGGGCTATATGCCACAGCGTTCAGCCAAAATTCTGGCAAAGGTGATTCGTTCGGCGGTGGCAAATGCTGACCAGAAGCCTGACATTGACGTGGATAGCCTGTCCGTTTCAAATATTGCCGTTAATCAGGGCCCAAGCTTGAAACGTTTCAGGCCTCGGGCCATGGGTCGAGCAACCAGAATTCTGAAACGCACCAGTCACGTTACGATTGTGCTGGCCGAATAATGAGGCATTTGTGAGAAAGCGATTTTGCTCTCTGCCTGAGCAGAAGACATCTTGCAGACTTGTCAACAACAGCGTACGGAGGAGGTCGGTTTGGGACAGAAAGTCAACCCGATAGGCTTTAGACTTGGGGTGATCAAGTCGTGGGATTCTCGGTGGTTTGCGGGAAAGGAGTATGCCTCATTTATCGAAGATGATTACAAAATTCGGGAATTTCTAAAGAAAAAACTTTACCATGCCGGCATATCGAAGATCGAAATTGAAAGGTGGGCTAAGCGCATTAGGTTGCGAATATACGCGGCCCGCCCCGGAATCGTCATAGGGAAGAAAGGCGCCGAGATCGAATTGCTGAAAAAGGAACTGGAGAAGATGGTTCCTCAAGAGGTGGCTATTGATATTCAGGAGGTGAGGAAGCCCGAAGTTGACTCTCAGCTTGTTGCGGAAAACGTTGCTTTGCAGATCGTACGCAGGGTAGCCTTTCGCCGGGCTATGAAGAGAAGTGTCGCCTCTGCCATGAGGTTTGGCGCAAAGGGCATCAAGGTATGTTGCTCAGGTCGTCTGGGCGGCGCTGAGATGGCTCGTACTGAATGGTATAAGGAAGGCAGGATTCCTCTTCATACCTTGAGAGCTGACATTGATTATGGGTTCACTGAGGCCCGGACTACCTACGGTGTGATCGGGGTGAAAGTGTGGATATTTAATGGCGAGATCCTTGAACGAGAAAGGGCCACAGCGGTTTAGGGGAACTATGTCATGTTGAGTCCTAAGAAGGTTAAATACCGAAAACAACAAAAGGGCAGAATGAGAGGCACGGCCTATCGCGGGTCGGAGTTGACGTTTGGGGAATTTGGACTTCAAGCTCTTGAGTGCGCCAGTATTACCTCTCAGCAAATAGAGGCTGCCCGTATTGCCATGACACGCCATGTGAAACGTGGCGGGAAGATCTGGATCCGAGTCTTTCCGGACAAACCGTTTACGAAAAAGCCGGCTGAAACCAGAATGGGCAAAGGAAAGGGCTCTCCTGAGGGCTGGGTTGCAGTCGTAAAGCCAGGGCGGATTCTCTACGAGATGGAAGGAATTTCATTGGAGCTTGCAAAAGAGGCACTTCGGCTGGCTTCACATAAACTCCCGTTCAGAACACGCACAGTGGTGCGAGGGGAGCGTTGATGAAAGCAAGTGAGATCAGAGAGCTGGGTTTAGAGGAAATCCGCCAAAAATTGAGCGAGTTAACAGAAGAGCAATTCAATCTCAGGTTTCAGCACGCTACCGACCAGCTTGAAAACGCCATGAGGCTGCGTCATGTCAAGCACGATATCGCTCGCATGAAAACCGTTTTGAGGGAGTTGGAGCTGAGGCCTGGTCTTGGCTCGTAGTTCCCATGGGAGAGAAAATCATTTTTTTGAAGCGGCGCAGCCGCGCTGTAGAAAATCGCGAAGCGATTTTATTAAGGGTTCATGACACATGAAAGATCGGGGAATACGAAAAAGACGCATTGGCAGGGTTGTAAGTGACAAGATGGACAAGACTGTTGTCGTGGCCATAGATAGAATTGTCAAGCATTCTGTATACAAAAAGTATGTTAAACGACGTTCCAAGTGTGTGGCCCATGATGAGAAAAATATGTGCGCTTTGGGCGACAAGGTAATGATCATAGAAACAAGGCCACTGAGCAAGACAAAGAGGTGGCGCGTTTGTGAGGTTATGCAAAAGGCTGTTTAAGGGGAATTGTGGCAGATGATACAGGCGGAAACCAAGTTGCAGGTTGCGGACAATTCGGGAGCAAGAAAACTGTATTGCATCAGGGTACTGGGGGGGTCCAGGCGACGGTATGCAAGGATTGGTGATGTTATTGTTGTCGCAGTGAAGGAGGCAATACCACACGCGAAGGTAAAGAAGGGCGACGTAATGCGGGCGGTCGTGGTCAGGACCACAAAGGAATTGCGCAGGCCTGATGGCTCTTACATTAAGTTTGACGATAACTCGGCGGTGCTGATCAATCCGAACGGGGAACCCGTTGGAACCCGTATCTTTGGCCCTGTGGCCAGAGAACTTCGAGCAAAAAAATTTATGAAGATCATTTCATTGGCTCCAGAGGTATTATAATAACCCGGGAGCTCTGGCAAGGGGGAAGCCGTCTATGGCAGCCGGAAGGTGCAGCATCAAGAAGGACGACAGAGTCAAAGTGGTGGCTGGCAAGGAGAAGGGCAAAATCGGCAAGGTCCTAAAAGTGCTTCATGAGAAGGAACGCCTTATAGTTGAAAATGTCAATTTCGTGAAGTGTCATACGAGACCCGGGGGCAAGACACCTCGCGGGGGGATTATAGAGAAGGAGGCCTCCATTCATTGGTCCAACCTGATGCTGATGTGTGACAAGTGCATAAACCCCATTAGGGTTAAGATGCAGCGCCTTGAAGATGGCAAGAAGGTCAGGGTCTGCAGGAAATGCGGGGAGATCATTGATAAGTGATTTGACTCTTAGAGGCTCGTTATGTCTAATTTGAAGACCTTTTATCGACAACAAATCGTTCCAGAACTCATAGGCAAGTTTGGGTATAAGAATGTCATGCAGGTCCCAAAACTGAGTAAGATCGTGCTGAACATGGGGCTTGGAGAGGCAATACAGAATATCAAGGTTCTTGATTCTGCCATGGAAGAACTTGCACTGATCGCGGGCCAAAAGCCAGTGGTAAGGCGCGCACGCAAATCGATTGCGTCGTTCAAGCTCAGGGCAGGTATGCCGATAGGCTGCACGGTGACCCTTCGAGGGGATCGCATGTATGACTTATTTACAAGGCTTGTTAACATTGCATTGCCCAGGTTGCGGGACTTTCGCGGGGTATCCGGCAAGGCCTTTGACGGGCGGGGCAACTATTCCTTGGGCATCAAGGAACATATCATATTCCCGGAAATCGACTATGACAAGATCGACAGGATTCAGGGGTTGAACATAACCGTCGTGACCAATGCGGAAACTGACGAGGAAGGCAAAGAACTCCTAAGACTAATGGGAATGCCTTTTAGGAACTGAGAAGGAGGAGTGGGTGGCAAGGAAAGCTCTGAGGGTTAGGGTGAAACGCGAACCCAAGTTTCGCAGTAGGGCCTATTCAAGGTGTCCAATATGTGGACGAGCTAGGGCCTTTATGAGAAAATTTGGCGTTTGCCGCATATGTTTCAGGAACTTGGCGCTCATGGGGCAGTTACCGGGAGTAGTCAAGTCGAGCTGGTAATAAAGAGGTCATTACTCGGATAAACCGGAAGCACATGCTGTTTTCAAGGCGTCAGCCGCAAACAAATCCAAATACTAAATGCTCAAATGTTCAAAACTGTAGGAAGGGCCTGAAGCACGATTGTATTCCCCTTCGCCTGACTTTATCATTATCATTTTCTGATTTTGAGTTTTTGTCATTTGGTATTGTCCTTCGACTTCGCTCAGGATGGTAAGCCAGTCGACACTGCTCATGGCCGTGAGCCAGTCGAACGGCCAGTCGAACCATTTCGAATTTCTGGTTTCGGATTTGCGGTTTACGCCTTGAGAACAGCACGAATTTGAAAAGGCTTGTACCAGGAAAAACACGAATTCTATTGTTATCGGACTATGAAGGAGATAAGCAATGTCAGTAACTGATCCGTTGGCTGATATGCTGACCCGTATCAGGAATGCATATACGGCCAAACATGGCAAGGTGGACATTCCCGCATCTAACATGAAGATCAGCATTGCCAAGATATTGAAAAGCGAAGGCTACATTAAGAACTATAAATTGCTCAAAGAACAAGGCCATGGGATATTGAGACTTTATCTCAAGTATCAAGAGCGCAACCAGGGAATTATTACAGGACTGAAGCGCCTGAGCAAACCGGGCCGACGAGTGTATGTTAAGAAGAAAGATATACCTTTTGTTTTAAATGGAATGGGCATAGCTGTGCTCTCGACCTCAAAAGGGATTCTTACGGACCGTGAAGCGAGAAAGCAGAATGTCGGCGGCGAGCTTTTGTGCGGTATCTGGTAGGTTAGGGGGTTATTTCCTGAGCCGAACAAGCCGGAAACCAAAGGAACAAGATTACCACGTGATGTTCTCAAGGCGAACGCCGCAAAACACGAAGGGGCACGAAAGCACGAAAAAAAGATTTCTAGAGAAATTTCGTGTCTTCGAACTTTCGTGCTTTCGTGGTGGTCTTTAACGATCCTCTGGCAAAAAAAACCCATTTTGTTGATAACCGACTAAGAAAGGATGTACCGACAATGTCACGAGTGGGAAAGCGACCAGTTCCCTTACCCGATAGCGTGACCGTCTCCTGTGAGGGCCGGAACCTCACCGTGAATGGGCCGAAAGGGGATTTGTCTCGTCTGATACATGGCGATGCAGAACTGAACATTGAGGATGGTCTTGTCAATGTCATCGTGTCTGGCGAAAACAAGAAAGCCTCGGCCATCCAGGGATTGACGCGTACTCTGGTGGCAAACATGATCTGGGGCGTTACTCAAGGGTTTGAACGCGTCTTGGAACTCATTGGCGTGGGTTACCGCGTTGATTTGAAGTCGAATGTTTTGACGTTTGCAGTGGGATATTCTCATCCTGTTGTTTACAAACTTCCTGACGGCATAACGGCCTCGGTCGACAAGAACAGAATAGTTCTGAGAGGTATCGACAAGGAGCTGCTTGGAGCGACGGCTGCAACCATTAGGGGTTTTAGAAAGCCCGAGCCGTACAAAGGCAAAGGAATCAAGTACGCCGAACAGCGCATTAGACGTAAAGTCGGCAAGTCTGGCGCCAAGTAGAAATACATCGGCTTTTCCAGTTCTCCAATCTCTGATGAGAGGAAACGGCCCATGGGGGCATTAAGCAAAAAGAAAGAAGCGCGTTTGAAACGGAAAAAACATGTGCGGAAAACCGTCTTTGGCACAGAGGATCGACCGAGACTTACGGTTTTCAGGAGCGCACGTCACATGTATGCTCAAGTTGTGGTTGATACGACTGGTCATGCAGTGACTGCAGCTTCTACCCTTGAGAAAGAGGCGCGCCAGCATTCTCCGTTTGGAAGCAAAGCAGAGGCAGCAGAATTTGTGGGCAGGCTCGTTGCACAGAGGGCAATGGAAAAAGGGGTGTCTAAAGTGGTTTTTGACCGGAATGGTTTTCTGTTTCACGGTCGAGTGCGTGCTCTTGCGACAGGGGCTCGTAAACAAGGTCTTGATTTTTAGGCTTGCCCTTAACAAGGAGGAGAACGATTGATAGGCAAAGAGACAGACGAGATTCAGCTAATAGACAAGGTCGTTCATATAAGCCGGACAGCCAAGGTGGTCAAAGGGGGGCGTCGCTTTAGTTTTAGCGCTGTTGTTGTCGTCGGGGATGGCAACGGCAAAGTGGGATGCGGCTTGGGCAAGGCCAACGAGGTGCCTGAGGCCATTCGCAAAGGGGTCGAACGCGCCAAGAAGAACATGACCCAGGTGGTCTTGGTGAACCGTACCATCCCCTATGAGGTCATAGGCAAACATGGCGCTGGGCGGGTGCTTCTGAAGCCTGCTTCCCAAGGCACCGGTGTCATTGCCGGCGGCGCAGTGCGCGCTGTATTGGAGGCCGCTGGCGTGCAGAATATCCTGACAAAGTGTATGAGGTCTCACAACCCCCACAACTTGGTCAAGGCCACGCTTGATGGTTTGTGTCAACTACGGAGCCGCGAAACGATTGCGGCTTGGCGTGGCAAGCAGCCTGGCGAGATATAAAATTGCGCAGCGATTGTATCAAGGAAAATGTTTATGTCTGAAGCGCTTAGGATTACGTTAAAAAAAAGTCTCATAGGAAGACCGGAGAAGCACCGGCGGACTGTTCGAAGTCTGGGTTTAAGGAAGTTAAATAGCACGGTTATTTTGAAGGATACCCCTTGCATCAGGGGAATGATTCGAAAGGTGCCCCATCTACTAGAGGTTGAGGAGGGCTCGAATGAAACTCCATGAACTGTCGCCTCCGAAAGGAGCCCGGAGATTAGCCAAACGCGTTGGCCGAGGACTCGGTTCTGGAAATGGCAAGACTGCCGGACGCGGCTCAAACGGGCAGAAGAGCCGTTCTGGCGGGAACCTCAGGCCCGGATTTGAAGGTGGTCAGATGCCGCTGCAGCGGCGTTTGCCGAAGCGTGGCTTTACCAATATTTTTAAGAAACAATATGCTATTGTTAACGTGAGGGACCTGGGGCGTTTTGACAAGGGATCAGTGGTAGACGAGGCGGCCCTGGCGGGCGCTGGGCTTGTTGCACGAAAGCGAGACGGAGTGAAACTGCTAGGACACGGCGCCATTGATTACCCCCTGGTTATCAGGGTGAACCGTTGTAGCAAGTCAGCGCAGGCCAGCATTGAAGCTGCTGGTGGGCAGGTAGAACTGGTGTGATATGGTAGGTGGTTTTCAGAATATATTCAAGATACCGGAACTAAAGAAGCGCGTTCTCTATACGTTTGCACTCTTGATGGTGTATCGCATTGGCTGTGCCGTGCCAACACCCGGTATCGACGGAGATGCCCTTGCTTCATTTTTCGCCCGTGCCAAGGGAACCCTGTTGGGGATGTTTGACATGTTTTCCGGTGGCGCTCTGGAAAGGCTTTCTGTATTTGCCCTGGGAATTATGCCTTATATCAGCGCATCCATCATTTTGCAGCTTCTCACCGTGGTTGTTCCTCATCTTGAACGACTTTCTAAGGAAGGAGAAGCCGGCCGAAAAAAAATTACCCAATACACACGTTACGGCACAGTTTTCCTGAGTATCATCCAGGGGTTTGGCATCGCTGTCGGGCTTGAGAGGATGAGTGTGCCGGGTGCGGCCACGATCGTGGCCTATCCTGGATGGAGTTTTAGATTGATAACAGTGATTACACTTACTGCCGGCACGGCTTTTATTATGTGGTTGGGCGAGCAAATTACTGAACGCGGGATTGGCAACGGGATTTCCTTGATCATATTTGCAGGGATTGTAGCTCGTATGCCAAACGCAGTTAGCAACACCTTTAGTTTGATGAGAACGGGGGAGATAGGCGTTTTTCTGGTCTTGACATTACTGGTTGTGATGGTGGCTGTTGTGGGATTTATCATATTTGTGGAACGCGGCCAGCGACGTATTCCAGTGCAATATGCTAAACGGATCGTCGGCCGAAAGATGTACGGTGGGCAGAGCACCCATCTACCCCTTAAAATCAACACGTCAGGCGTCATTCCTCCCATTTTTGCTTCATCTATCATTATGTTTCCTGCCACGATCGCCAATTTTGTTAAAGTGCCGTGGGTTCAGAGCGCCGCTCAGGCCATGACACCCGACAGCATTATATATAACCTCGTTTACGTTGGGTTTATCATATTCTTTTGCTTTTTTTATACGGCAGTCACTTTCAATCCGGTTGATGTGGCCGATAACATGAAAAAATACGGCGGCTATATCCCCGGCATCAGGCCAGGCAAGCGTACGGCGGACTATATTGACCGAGTGCTCACACGCATTACTTTTGGCGGAGCTCTGTACGTATCGGCCGTTTGCGTGCTCCCGACCCTGCTGATTTCCAGATTCAATGTGCCCTTCTACTTTGGTGGCACGGCCCTTCTGATTGTAGTGGGTGTCGCCATAGATACCGTTAGCCAGATGGAAAGCCACATGCTGGCTCGACATTACGAAGGCTTCATGAAGAAGGGGGGGGCGTTCAAAGGTCGCCGATGAAATGGTTATCTTAAAATCTTCAAGGGAAATTGACAAAATCCGCCGCAGCAACCAAATGGTTGCAGAGATACTTGAGATACTGAAGGGAAAAGTTGCTCCCGGCATTGACACGTTAACCCTGAACAGGATATCCGAAGAATTGGCCATAAAGAGAAAAGCCAGACCTGCTTTTAAGGACTATAGGGGCTTTCCATTCAGTCTGTGTGCATCCGTGAACGAGCAAGTAGTTCACGGATTTCCGTGCAAACGCCCCCTGAAAGAGGGGGACATCCTGAGCATGGATTTTGGTATCTACCATGATGGCTATTATGGTGATGCGGCCATCACTGTCCCTGTGGGCAAAATCTCGAAAAGTGCCCAGCATCTCATGGACATTACAAAAGAAGCTCTTTTTTTGGGAATTGAGCAGGCAACGCCGGGTAATCGACTGTCTGATATCTCCCATGCCATTCAAAAGCACGTAGAGGGTGCTGGATTTTCTGTTGTTCGGAAATTCGTGGGACACGGCATAGGAAAAAACCTGCATGAGGACCCTCAGATACCAAATTACGGGAAACCGGGCACGGGCATCCGCCTGAAGCCAGGCATGGTGTTTGCCATTGAACCTATGGTCAATTCCGGAGGATACGAGGTCGAAACCCTGAAAGACGGCTGGACGGCTGTGACGAAAGATGGCAGCCTGTCAGCCCATTTTGAACATACTATTGCTATTACGGAAAACGGGCCGGTTATCCTGAGTGTCACGGATAAGGCGGGAGCGTCCTGATAACATAAGGAAAAACAATGAAAGTAAGGGCATCGGTAAAAAGGATCTGTAATAAGTGCAAGATTGTTCGCCGCAAGGGGACGGTGAGAGTCATTTGCGAGAACAAAAGGCATAAGCAAAAGCAAGGGTAAGATCGTGAAACGGACCAACAACGAAACCAAGGGGAGACAGAATATTGGCACGTATAGCGGGTGTTGACTTACCGAAGAACAAGAGAATTGAAATAGCTCTGACCTATATTTACGGGATTGGTCGCAGCACTTCTGGAAAAATATTGAGCCAAGCCGGCATAGACTTTGATACAAAGTCGGATCAGTTAGGTGAAGACCAGATTAGCGCCATCCGAAAAGTCATCGACAGCCAATACAAGGTTGAGGGGGAACTTCGGACGGAAGTCTCCATGAACATAAAGCGACTCATGGAACTGGGTTGCTATCGAGGGCTCAGGCACCGGAAATCATTGCCGGCCCGAGGGCAGCGTACCAGTACCAACGCAAGGACCCGGAAGGGACCACGAAGAAGTGTTGTAGGAAAGAGGAAAAAATAGGAGGGGGACAGCAGATATCATGGCAAGACCTTCTGGGAAAAAGAAAGAGAAGAAGCATATTTTGAACGGGATAGCGCATATCCAGTCTACCTTCAACAACACGATTGTGACCATCACCGATCCGGCGGGCAACGTGGTCGCGTGGTCCAGTGCAGGAGGGCAGGGTTTTAAGGGCTCCAGGAAAAGCACCCCTTTTGCTGCCCAACTTGCGGCTGAAGACGCGGCCAAGAAGGCCATGCAACACGGGATGAGAAATGTTGAAGTCTACGTGAAGGGTCCGGGCGCAGGCCGGGAAGCGGCATTGCGTTCCTTGCAGGCCGCCGGATTCAATGTAGTTATGATCAAAGACGTGACACCCATACCACATAACGGATGTCGGCCGCCCAAGCGCCGCAGAGTGTGAAAGGAGGAGAACCTTGGCACGATATGTCGGTTCGGTTTGCAGGCTATGCCGCAGAGAGAACCTGAAGATGTTTCTGAAAGGAGACAGGTGTTATTCTGACAAGTGTGCCTTTGACCGCAGAGGTTATGCCCCTGGCCAGCACGGGCAATCCCGCAGACGCAAGATTTCGGATTACGGCATCCAGCTTCGGGAGAAGCAGAAGGTCAAGCGGATGTACGGCGTACTGGAAGGTCAGTTTCGACGGACATTTAGGAAAGCTGAGCAAAAACGCGGGGTAACCGGCGCAAACCTTTTGTTTCTTTTGGAGCGGCGACTTGACAATGTGATCTACCGTTTAGGCTTTGCCAATTCGCGGACGCAGGCCAGACAGTTGGTTCGTCATGGCCATTTCACAGTCAATGAAAAGAAGATGAATATTCCGTCTTATATTGTCAAGATAGGCGACGTTGTGGATGTCCGGGAAAAGAGTCGAAAGATCGGGGTTATCCAGGATGCCATGGATACTGTGGTACGGCGTGGAATTCCGGGATGGCTAGAGATGGAAAAAGACAGTTTCAGGGGCAGGGTCAAAGCTCACCCGACTCGGGAGGAGTTGACTATGCCCATTCAGGAGCAGTTGATCGTAGAGCTTTATTCCAAATAGTTGCAGTTTGTCACATTGGAATACAAACTGCAAAATCGGAGACTGGATTATGTCATCAGGATCGAATGAGGTCATGTACATGAACTGGCGTGAACTCATTAAGCCCAAGCGG
This sequence is a window from Deltaproteobacteria bacterium. Protein-coding genes within it:
- the rpsD gene encoding 30S ribosomal protein S4; its protein translation is MARYVGSVCRLCRRENLKMFLKGDRCYSDKCAFDRRGYAPGQHGQSRRRKISDYGIQLREKQKVKRMYGVLEGQFRRTFRKAEQKRGVTGANLLFLLERRLDNVIYRLGFANSRTQARQLVRHGHFTVNEKKMNIPSYIVKIGDVVDVREKSRKIGVIQDAMDTVVRRGIPGWLEMEKDSFRGRVKAHPTREELTMPIQEQLIVELYSK